A genome region from Psychrobacter jeotgali includes the following:
- the hemF gene encoding oxygen-dependent coproporphyrinogen oxidase — MSISNKNDLNPSVSDSNTLAPTVPTENDIGRVREFLVDLQDRICRALEAQERAGGGSATFVPDDWERPEGGGGRSCILADGEVIEKAGVMFSHIHVHNLPASATARHPNIAGRKAQAMGVSLVVHPKNPNVPTSHANVRLFVAEAEGEAPIWWFGGGFDLTPFYPVLADCVHWHQVCHDLCAPFGDSVYPDFKQWCDEYFHLRHRDEQRGIGGLFYDDVNTESRGWDFETCFDFMKAVGNGYLEGIIPIFEQRRETPYTDKQRQFQLYRRGRYVEFNLVYDRGTLFGLQSNGRIESILVSMPPLASWHYRFEPEPGTPEFELTDYYLQPRDWLSL, encoded by the coding sequence ATGAGTATTTCTAATAAAAACGACCTTAACCCTTCTGTTTCAGACAGTAATACACTAGCCCCTACCGTGCCAACCGAAAATGATATCGGACGTGTACGCGAGTTTTTAGTCGATTTACAAGACCGTATCTGTCGAGCATTGGAAGCACAAGAGCGCGCAGGCGGCGGGAGTGCTACCTTTGTCCCTGATGATTGGGAGCGCCCTGAAGGCGGCGGTGGTCGTTCATGTATCCTAGCTGATGGTGAGGTTATCGAAAAGGCTGGCGTTATGTTCAGTCATATCCATGTGCATAACTTACCCGCCTCAGCGACCGCTCGTCATCCCAATATCGCTGGTCGCAAAGCGCAAGCCATGGGGGTGTCGTTAGTCGTACACCCCAAAAACCCAAACGTCCCTACCAGTCACGCCAACGTGCGCTTATTTGTAGCCGAAGCTGAGGGTGAAGCCCCTATTTGGTGGTTCGGTGGTGGTTTTGATTTGACGCCTTTTTATCCAGTATTGGCTGATTGTGTGCATTGGCACCAAGTTTGCCATGATCTGTGTGCGCCGTTTGGTGATAGCGTTTATCCGGATTTTAAGCAGTGGTGTGATGAGTACTTCCATCTGCGTCACCGTGATGAGCAGCGGGGCATAGGCGGTCTATTCTATGATGATGTCAATACCGAGAGCCGCGGCTGGGACTTTGAAACCTGCTTTGATTTTATGAAAGCAGTAGGCAACGGCTATTTAGAAGGCATTATTCCTATCTTTGAGCAGCGTAGAGAAACCCCTTATACCGATAAGCAGCGCCAGTTTCAGTTGTATCGCCGGGGTCGTTATGTCGAATTTAACTTGGTCTATGATCGTGGCACCTTATTTGGACTTCAAAGTAATGGGCGTATCGAATCTATCCTAGTTAGTATGCCGCCGCTTGCCAGCTGGCATTACCGCTTTGAGCCTGAGCCTGGCACTCCAGAATTTGAATTGACCGATTACTATCTCCAACCACGTGATTGGTTGAGCCTATAG
- the ribA gene encoding GTP cyclohydrolase II gives MSYQFITNATLPTRHGEFDIHVFENKDGQEHVMLTLGLPVVDSDVISTEDGKQASSQCAIPLVRIHSECLTGDAFGSLKCDCGPQLNAAMQAIQDNGCGAILYLRQEGRGIGLTNKIRAYALQDQGHDTLDANLMLGLPADARIYDMCGPMLAHVGVKEVRLITNNPDKVAYLMDHGINVVERVPLVVGVNDMNADYLATKRDRMGHLLDKEIYTAAHLNK, from the coding sequence ATGTCATATCAATTTATCACTAATGCAACTTTACCTACCCGTCACGGCGAGTTTGATATTCATGTGTTCGAAAACAAAGACGGTCAAGAGCATGTGATGCTAACCCTTGGCTTACCCGTGGTCGATAGTGATGTTATATCTACCGAAGATGGGAAGCAAGCCTCATCCCAGTGTGCTATTCCTTTGGTACGTATCCATTCTGAATGCCTGACCGGTGATGCTTTTGGCTCGCTCAAATGCGACTGCGGTCCGCAGCTCAATGCCGCCATGCAAGCGATACAAGATAATGGCTGCGGCGCTATTTTATATCTGCGCCAAGAAGGCCGAGGTATCGGTCTGACCAATAAGATTCGTGCTTATGCGCTACAAGATCAAGGGCACGATACCCTCGATGCCAACCTCATGCTGGGCCTGCCTGCTGATGCACGTATTTATGATATGTGCGGGCCAATGCTTGCCCATGTTGGGGTTAAAGAAGTGCGGCTCATTACCAATAATCCTGATAAGGTCGCTTATCTGATGGATCATGGCATCAATGTCGTTGAGCGGGTGCCTCTAGTGGTAGGAGTCAATGATATGAATGCCGATTATTTGGCAACTAAACGTGACCGTATGGGCCATCTACTCGATAAAGAGATTTATACAGCGGCCCATTTGAATAAATAA